One window of Equus quagga isolate Etosha38 chromosome 4, UCLA_HA_Equagga_1.0, whole genome shotgun sequence genomic DNA carries:
- the LOC124238671 gene encoding ral guanine nucleotide dissociation stimulator-like yields the protein MGSSEISSPICTNNECARSSARAHLPLGCDHREPAEGGEAEPLGLPSPASGRAADKGGCGEQQGLQGRALDRSLNKWCRREKHVSRKLLLKEATAVLETAERARQGTQERQRQQGVVPSLVTFFSSLELLDAAMEDYVECPAGFPQPCVHPVLPLAQEFKLMEEIELLQEATSLYTLQPVEHFGAWFQAVEPLSEEKSYSLSCQLEP from the exons ATGGGGTCTAGTGAGATTTCCAGTCCCATCTGCACAAATAACGAGTGTGCCAGGTCCAGCGCCAGAGCCCAcctgcccctgggctgtgaccaCCGAGAACCAGCTGAGGGAGGAGAAGCTGAACCTCTTGGACTTCCCTCCCCAGCTAGTGGCAGAGCAGCTGACAAGGGTGGCTGCGGTGAGCAGCAGGGCTTGCAAG GGAGAGCTCTCGATCGATCGCTTAATAAGTGGTGCAGGAGAGAGAAGCACGTGAGCAGGAAGCTGCTCCTGAAG GAGGCGACCGCCGTGTTAGAGACTGCAGAGAGGGCCCGCCAGGGAACCCAGGAGAGGCAGCGGCAGCAG GGTGTCGTCCCCTCCCTGGTGACATTCTTCAGTTCCCTGGAGCTGCTGGACGCTGCGATGGAGGATTATGTGGAG TGCCCTGCAGGATTCCCTCAGCCCTGTGTGCATCCCGTCCTTCCTCTGGCCCAGGAATTCAAACTCATGGAGGAGATCGAGCTGCTCCAGGAGGCTACAAGTCTGTACACCTTGCAGCCTGTGGAGCACTTTGGGGCCTGGTTCCAGGCTGTGGAGCCCCTGAGCGAGGAGAAGAG CTACAGCCTGTCCTGCCAGCTGGAGCCCTGA